In one Luteolibacter flavescens genomic region, the following are encoded:
- the hemQ gene encoding hydrogen peroxide-dependent heme synthase, with product MPESNVSPLVPREGWHVMHLFYSIDHAQWSLLGDDEKRAAKTRLTELVQEIRATKDTHLLTFAIATPKADIGFMLLTPDLQVATGFEKQLTLSLGPEILRPSYSYLSMTESSEYTTSSAQYAAETLIGEKGLTEGSEEYAQAMKDFEDRMAHYLKHRLYPVLPDWPAICFYPMSKRRTGADNWYSLPYETRRELMGGHARTGRTYSGRILQLITGSTGLDEHEWGVTLLAKDTIDIKSIVYEMRFDEVSARYAEFGDFYIGMQLPLDELFRRICL from the coding sequence ATGCCTGAATCCAATGTTTCCCCGCTCGTGCCGCGCGAAGGCTGGCACGTGATGCACCTCTTCTACTCCATCGACCACGCCCAGTGGTCGCTCCTCGGCGATGACGAAAAGCGCGCCGCGAAGACCCGCCTCACCGAGCTCGTCCAGGAGATCCGCGCCACGAAGGACACCCACCTCCTCACCTTCGCCATCGCCACGCCAAAGGCCGACATCGGCTTCATGCTCCTCACCCCGGACCTCCAGGTCGCCACCGGCTTCGAGAAGCAGCTCACCCTCTCCCTCGGCCCCGAGATCCTCCGCCCCTCCTACTCCTACCTCTCCATGACGGAGAGCTCGGAATACACCACCTCCTCCGCCCAGTACGCCGCCGAGACCCTCATCGGCGAAAAGGGCCTCACGGAAGGCAGCGAGGAATATGCCCAGGCCATGAAGGACTTCGAGGACCGCATGGCCCACTACCTGAAGCACCGCCTCTACCCCGTGCTCCCGGATTGGCCCGCCATCTGTTTCTACCCCATGTCGAAGCGCCGCACCGGCGCGGACAATTGGTACTCGCTCCCCTACGAGACGCGCCGCGAGCTCATGGGCGGCCACGCCCGCACCGGCCGCACCTACTCCGGCCGCATCCTCCAGCTCATCACCGGCTCCACCGGCCTCGATGAGCACGAGTGGGGCGTCACCCTGCTCGCAAAGGACACCATCGACATCAAGTCCATCGTCTACGAAATGCGCTTCGACGAAGTCTCCGCCCGCTACGCGGAATTCGGCGACTTCTACATCGGCATGCAGCTCCCCCTCGACGAGCTCTTTCGCCGCATCTGCCTCTAG